The region CCCAAGTCGCCGACGGTGTACCAGCCCTACTCGCCGCCCCCTGAGCGCGAAAATGACGGCCCGGATGCGAATGTGCGTCCACCTGCGGCGTCCAAGGAtgggacgacaacgacacTCGCATACCGGCCGTATCAGCCGTCAgagtctccgccgccgccccagggCGACCCTGGCCAACGCCCCCCGGCGCCCATGGGCGCGGCCCCGCATCACTTCTATATCTCACCGGAGACGAAGCCCGGATCGACGCCGTCTAGCCCCCGACCGCCCCAATCCACGACTCCTATCGCAGAACCAACCGtaggagcagcagcagtccaGGCCACGCAAAGCCAGGGCAAAACGGTTGAACCGCCTATGTACTCGCCTCAGCCACAGACGTCGAGtccgcctgcgccggccAATGTGTCCTTGGCTGCTGTGCCGTCAGCCACATCGACATCGCTGTCGCCGGGTGCGGTCCAGAGCCAACAGGGGCCGGCGATGGGATCAGCTCTGCGACCggcctctgcctcgcctcgccccccgAGCGCGAGTATCCCgcccagctccgccgcctcctctaCTTGGGCCTCTGCACCGCACTCTCCCCTCAACCCCCCATGGCCGGCGGTAGGTTCAGCGCCGCAGCAACCCATCTACGCCCCCCAGCCGTATTcccacgacgcccacgccgctcTCGCCTCTCCCGTGCCTGGCATGACACCCATCTCTCCCTTGCCGCAAGGTTATCCTCCTCATCCGATGCACTCGCCGTCCCCTGTCAACTCGACGTACAGCATCCCGCAGCAGACATACACTCCCACCACGTCCCCGCCGCTACCCTCACCACATCAGACTCAAGTCCCGGCAACTGCCGAACCACAACCGCAGAGACCGCCCTTCCATCAGGCCATGCCCGACCCAAGCATGCCTCAGCAGCACACCCCGCAgtcccctccgccgccgtaTCCGTACGGATCACCTGGTCCCGGGCCTCAGCCGATGCATCATCAACCATACATGCCGTCCCCGGGTCCTACGAATGGGCCTGGCGGCTATCCCTCTCCGTACGGACCGTTCCCGCCGTATAATCCTGCCGACGCAAAGCACCCAcccccgctgccgcctcgccccaTGCCCGGGCCGTACGCCcccatggcgccgatgcccacgGGCTTC is a window of Purpureocillium takamizusanense chromosome 10, complete sequence DNA encoding:
- a CDS encoding uncharacterized protein (EggNog:ENOG503PMK4), with translation MTRHEQHEKQQQLASGGRTNRESYPPPLFVAELDAAPMHGTVPTPDGGLAFEMPGDSATRRKQGLTPEPIKRPPPADVDSASVQANPWPFYLEETPATAAAHKSEHKNDDKEAEGSAAREPANPWPYHGPSGEGDDAPRATVYPQALTPGPREAGDGDADAGDEGQHVAAGEADGVAYPAPLRISRPQAMSPKSPTVYQPYSPPPERENDGPDANVRPPAASKDGTTTTLAYRPYQPSESPPPPQGDPGQRPPAPMGAAPHHFYISPETKPGSTPSSPRPPQSTTPIAEPTVGAAAVQATQSQGKTVEPPMYSPQPQTSSPPAPANVSLAAVPSATSTSLSPGAVQSQQGPAMGSALRPASASPRPPSASIPPSSAASSTWASAPHSPLNPPWPAVGSAPQQPIYAPQPYSHDAHAALASPVPGMTPISPLPQGYPPHPMHSPSPVNSTYSIPQQTYTPTTSPPLPSPHQTQVPATAEPQPQRPPFHQAMPDPSMPQQHTPQSPPPPYPYGSPGPGPQPMHHQPYMPSPGPTNGPGGYPSPYGPFPPYNPADAKHPPPLPPRPMPGPYAPMAPMPTGFGSGPPGAAAYPPPPKTMYPPRPHLPPPLPPRNGSAGGSLFSSASAKKWLDKTSQVLESKLEAVLQGPPGPPHRPAYTGQPPPQQYHQYHQQQQQHGSRGPPGPQYGYGPGGPPGPGGYAAGPWGPPPPGPGGPARYA